The genomic region ACCTGCTCCGGCGCGGCGTATTTGGTCACAGCGACCAGCTTTACCGTGCCGAGTTCTTGGCGAATATTTTGCAGATTAGTTTTGACTGGCATTTGTTTAATTTTCTGTTTTTACAGTGCTTTTCGTTAAAATATAAACTTTTCCCATAATTTATTTTCCTTTTTTTAAATCTACTTTAATCTGCCGTACGGCAGCCAGCAGCGGCGGAACATCATTACGCAAAATCAAAAAAACTCTCTCGGCATCCACGTCAAAATAATGATGAGCGATAACATCGCGCATCCTCATAATATCTTTCCAGGGTACAACAGGATATCTCGGCAACAACTCACCGCCAGTACGTTTATCCAGGTTTTTAACAGCCTCACCAATCGCCAATAGGTTCATATAAACTCCGTCCAAAAGCAAAACACCCGCTGGTGTACGCAGGAAATCATTAGCCGAAGCATAACTTTGGGTCTGTTCGATAATCAGCGACAAAGAATTTTCTATATTGTCCAGCAATTCAACAATCATTTGCTTGTCACGCATACAACACTTCCTGCTCTATCCGTTGGACGAAATGTGGTTTCAAATTTTTATGCTTGCGTACAATATCGACCGGAATGTCAAAAAGATTTTCCAGCTCTTCCAAAAATCTAACATTTTGTGAAAGCGTTAAAGCTGGGCCTTCATAGTATATATCCACGTCAGAATCATTAGTCTGCTCTCCGCGCGCCACCGAACCAAAAATACCAATACGCTTGATATTATATTTAGCCGCGTGCTGACGCTTAAATTTCCGCAAAAGCTGCAAATATTGTGATGTGTCACTCATTATTTAATAATACAGCTTCTCTGCATCAGCCGCAACGCCCATATTTAGCCGCGGTGCCAAACTGTACTATATTTACAAATTATGTCCGACCGACATAGATTTAATTTAACATTTTAAATGTTATAATCCAACCAAATTATGGACAAAACTAATACGGATACTTTGGCCAGATGTCTGGGCGCTCTGGAGCGTTCTTATATTTTGCTGGAGCAAAGCGAAAAAGATTCTATAGACTACGAAATGTACCGCAACTCACTGGTCAAAAGTTTTGAAATGACGCTGGAGCAAAGCGGCAAACTTCTGCGCAAAAAACTTACGCCCTATCTGGCCAGTAAAAAAGCGGCTGACGCGCTGACTTTCAAAGACCTATTCCGGCAGGCCGGACTGCATGGCCTGCTGGCTGCCGATGCCATCGCCCGCTGGCTTAATTATCGGGACAACCGCAATGACACCGCGCACGATTACGGACAGGATTTTGCCGAACACACATTGGCTTTGATACCGGAATTTTTAACCGACGTCAAAAATCTA from Candidatus Margulisiibacteriota bacterium harbors:
- a CDS encoding DUF86 domain-containing protein — its product is MRDKQMIVELLDNIENSLSLIIEQTQSYASANDFLRTPAGVLLLDGVYMNLLAIGEAVKNLDKRTGGELLPRYPVVPWKDIMRMRDVIAHHYFDVDAERVFLILRNDVPPLLAAVRQIKVDLKKGK
- a CDS encoding nucleotidyltransferase family protein, with product MSDTSQYLQLLRKFKRQHAAKYNIKRIGIFGSVARGEQTNDSDVDIYYEGPALTLSQNVRFLEELENLFDIPVDIVRKHKNLKPHFVQRIEQEVLYA
- a CDS encoding nucleotidyltransferase substrate binding protein — protein: MDKTNTDTLARCLGALERSYILLEQSEKDSIDYEMYRNSLVKSFEMTLEQSGKLLRKKLTPYLASKKAADALTFKDLFRQAGLHGLLAADAIARWLNYRDNRNDTAHDYGQDFAEHTLALIPEFLTDVKNLKTLIENV